The DNA region CTCGCCGATCCGTCAGTGACGACGCGCGACGAGATGTTCGCGGAGAAGAACTGGCACGACTACGAGGACCGCGTGCGCGCGGTGCGCACCGACCGCTTCAAGTACATCCGCAACGAGTACGCCGACCTGGCGGGAACGCCGTCGGCCGACGCCGGGCGCAGTCCGTCGATGGACGCGATCCGCCGCCTGCACGCGAGCGGCGGGCTGACGCCGCTGCAGGCGCGCATCTTCGTCGCACCGCGTCCAGCGGAGGAGTTGTACGACGTCGTTGCCGACCCGCAGGAGACCGTCAACCTGGCAAGCGACCCGCGCCACGCGGCGACGCTCGCGGACCTGCGAAGGAGGCTCGACACGTGGCAGCGCGACACCGGTGACGTGCGGCCTGCGTGCCGGACGCCCGACGAGTTCGATCGCGTCACCGGCAAGCCGCTGCCGGGACGGAAGCTGCCGCGCACGCCGAAGGCCGACGTCGTGTGCCCGCCTCGGTGACCGTCGCGCTCGCGGCGGCTACGGAAGGAAGCGCCTCACCGTCGGCCAGGGCCGACGGCTACACCGTCGTCAGCGGATGCGGCGGGCGACGCCTGCGGTCAGCGCGTGCGGGAGGCGCGGCGGCGGGCGGTGAATCCGGCGAGCGCCGCGCCGACGAGCACCAGTGACGTCGGCTCCGGCACCGCGACGTCTTCCTGCCGCCACTGGCCAGGGCCGCCCCCACTGGCTTCCTGGTAGTAGGCGCCGGCAACGCCGAGTGCACAGCCGAATGCCGACGATCCGACGCCGCACTGCGCGTGCGACACGCTGGTACCGAACAGGCCGCCGGTCCTGTTGAACGTCATCTTCCCCCAGGTGCCGCCGTCGGTCAGGGCTGCAAAGGCCTCCACCGTGACGAGCCATTCGACGATGGCCCCGTCGCCGTTGGTAGCCACCACGAACTGCGTGAGTGTGGCGTTGGTGTCGTCGATGCTCCCGACCCCGTCGAAGAACGAGAAGGCGGTCGGGGTAACGTTCTGGAAGGACAGGTTCGCCGCGAGCGGTGCCGCCAGCTCGATGGTGCCGGTCACGCGATCGTCAATCGTGTACAGGTCGGCGGGGGTCGCCTGCCCGCCCCCGCTCACGAACGCGTACGCGGCGCCCGTGTACGTGTAGATCACCGACGCGCGCGCGGGGGCAGCGGTGAGCAGGGTCGCGGCGAGCGCCATCGACGCGACGGGCGCGCTGGCGAGCAGGCGGAACAGAGCGGGCATGAATCACTCTCCCTGACCGATGCCACGCGCCGGGCGACATCGACCACCGAACCGAACAGGATGCCGACCGGGCTCATGATCGAGCCGCGCCTAACCTTGGGTAGCAATCCTTGCGCCAGACTGCCCCACCGCTGTGGTGTGGGATGCGTGGCGTGTTCGCCTCAGGGCGGCACTCGCCGTCCCCATGGATGAGAACTAAAGTCGCCGAAGAGTCAGACTCCGGTGCGCTCCGGATTTCTTTGCTACGCTCCCCCGCATGCCCCGGCCGAGGACGTGGCGCCTGCCCGTCACGCTGTTCGCCCTTGCCGCGCTGCTGCTCCCCGGGTGCAGCCGCGCCGGTCGCTTCGACGTCCGCAACGCCCGCAGCCACGTCGAACGGCTCGCCGGGTCGATCGGCAGCCGCTGGACCGGTACGCCCGCCAACGAGAAGGCCCGCGCCTACGTGATCGAGACCCTGCAACTGCAGGGCTTCGACGTCCGGGTGCAGGAGACCGACGCGGACTGGCGCGAGGCGGGTGTGACGACGCGGGTCGCCAACATCATCGCGATCAAGCCCGGCAAGCGCCGCGAGGCGATCGGCCTGGTCTCGCATTACGACTCGGTGGCGTGGGGGCCCGGCGCCGGCGATGCCGCACTCGGCACGGCGGTGATCCTCGAGGCCTCACGGTCGCTCGCCGCCAGGCAGGCGCCCAACTACACGCTGATGGTGATCATCACCG from Luteitalea sp. TBR-22 includes:
- a CDS encoding PEP-CTERM sorting domain-containing protein is translated as MPALFRLLASAPVASMALAATLLTAAPARASVIYTYTGAAYAFVSGGGQATPADLYTIDDRVTGTIELAAPLAANLSFQNVTPTAFSFFDGVGSIDDTNATLTQFVVATNGDGAIVEWLVTVEAFAALTDGGTWGKMTFNRTGGLFGTSVSHAQCGVGSSAFGCALGVAGAYYQEASGGGPGQWRQEDVAVPEPTSLVLVGAALAGFTARRRASRTR